A single window of Sparus aurata chromosome 22, fSpaAur1.1, whole genome shotgun sequence DNA harbors:
- the casp8ap2 gene encoding CASP8-associated protein 2, translating to MEDNDINDASGLMVPDVSEDSVDIYDGLDISSSSNAEKSPPNASELKESMDLYEEIVTEEQQSRESSFSELKSRFQAAQNQIKELRRRLEQMELQNTGLNTENCRLKKNISALLRTARQEVSRKDAEIQRLNQWSEKGRLHHQPHNNHQRDQNSFSRTSKSKPPPPPSSSPPPPPPPSSPPPPLPPLPASPGRDDHPPHKPPQSSRKDSDSSTYLPTGSCKTRVSKESSYSYSKSSSRGDCVEPDKQTEHSIIKSTSSSSTRHSESYKHKSKHREEKCPNQKLSGSVDRRQRTGSDPNKEGYAPEKNRSHKADRDTGRRSDSRSCKSRDTLNGEGHHRSERAKSPPPETLASSDNKNGRGREMREDRAKMSTSDSKHCAAHSSKEGCHRDHRKIKTSDGHIRSSDSKKPSSNQHADYYKEREGDRLPRDSQKKGDVQHQEESRKHKRSSLLETSKEREKQRSKESLNVKVDVCSKERKEKTREALKRSSEEPKNVTEKSSVEENSPNRKLCFMETLNLTLSPIKKPVLTIDASQDNLTSVDEVTENRTDDESSQPNIEDMCVIDEVNSSELQAESEDVAEQSADIAKTPGSEKTNNGCDGIKDVIEKDKKQSETPAANKQLEDKTTSALDTPENVHLTEKSPERSSVKSVSKNYADKTELALYSQVDEQGADDVSDKSGSINKRCTDNSLQKVNPGNKTDQSVAVFKPVVLDSSVALKCRTSKPAVQKGFPADSVKESVPDEASQQNQSPTTLPQDCQQGICPRASSSIHEKDACGMLDGPKDADAVSSTINLESLPQEGLSLPEAIFILTQTSENANDSITTESSSSTGCIAVSKVSSTTEESTLPEKYRDLKPKKNFSPGKIEINFEPSSSIPLVHDEDSMMRTLSNLKRIPDAISPLRSPIRMVKRSHLHIHGKPGHVKSLQKEFSCSTADDSNSKKLDVNKENKYPGSPANHEAQNLVDKVSDPPSRLSDTELEEGEILSESDETAADPPIPSTKKTKLTQPVGNKSSPRPVLKRTSKERCVTSKETNEIPSVSARSPKSRFKMVCPAATKAAFSTIEDVMETFKLVRAEIRKKYMKLHKTFPKKSFYGVMDNFQESFLEFVDGAHFSQICRQEGELKSNLKKLIASVFSKVSNNGIVKRIFEQQASDLKQKLWDFVDDQVDYLFREVYKTLKGLCKPTRAQAEDCSPSGSEKVSRQPPAKKPQSQQKEAYSAPTNLNRIKPCTLAPYKKGLGSRGKDIRITHVSKDRNVDLHSTNCPNTQTLVDFPTPKTVLSTPEKKNTSLVVPQNSSLLDKTDFELLTEQQASSLTFNLVRDTQMGEIFKCLLQGSDLLENSGITGDNTAWSLGTPRKDGERLLSITTPTKFDSPSKLLSPSKFETPSKLIATWSSISPRKMSSPLSKDQLPLNPALFDESCLLEVPSENRAMLQSSLAPQRSYSILAEDLAVSLTIPSPLKSDSHLSFLQPSSMHIMSTPDSVISAHISEDALLDEEDASEQEIHLALDTDNSSCCSSSSVASEELATPFVFKPDLPMQALVMEKSNDHFIVKIRQAATATGTDTTLTADDSLSQTLTDEDQLREDGVASHESQEKAVLSDKLLSSTPTNTEPSENNLVERSWTCRTANGTDTHPTEDASSRLHKDSPNKTEKSTQQNTSKLPEPTPLDNSLRNSAERSDPSSRDSFTVNTDDSASQTLRTEEDMPSQQSPLKAYISESYNNPHHPAESSPTNQRVQVLASHVSDSERGIMEVSDPDTTLTTAKRDINSTPEKDQRDLLKRKRKKHQEKSKAKRYRKDEEESTEGMMSNCKDDSESKSSPASLSPNSLYAKNVIRKKGEVVMSWTREDDRVILVALQTEGASRETFSALSEKLSKPSEQIAHRFYQLMKIFKKREKMDS from the exons ATGGAGGACAATGACATCAACGATGCATCTGGCC TCATGGTACCGGATGTCAGTGAAGATTCTGTGGATATTTACGATGGCCTGGATATCAGTTCTAGCAGCAATGCAG AGAAATCACCACCAAATGCTTCTGAGCTGAAAGAGTCAATGGATCTTTATGAAGAAATTGTCACAGAggaacagcagagcagagagtcatCGTTCTCTGAG tTGAAGTCCAGATTCCAAGCAGCCCAAAACCAAATCAAAGAGCTGCGCAGAAGACTGGAGCAGATGGAGTTGcag AATACAGGATTGAACACTGAGAACTGCCGCCTCAAAAAGAACATCTCTGCACTGTTAAGAACAGCTAGACAGGAGGTGTCACGGAAAGATGCTGAAATTCAGAGATTGAACCAAtg GTCAGAGAAAGGGCGCCTTCATCATCAACCTCACAATAATCATCAGCGTGATCAAAATTCGTTCAGTCGGACCTCCAAGAGTAagccacctcctccaccatcctccagtcctccacctcctcctccaccatccagtcctcctccccctcttccacCTCTACCAGCTTCACCTGGCAGGGATGATCATCCTCCACACAAACCTCCTCAATCTTCCAGAAAGGACAGCGATAGTTCCACCTATCTGCCCACTGGATCTTGTAAGACAAGAGTGTCTAAAGAATCTTCATACAGTTATTCCAAAAGTTCCTCTAGAGGAGATTGTGTTGAACCTGACAAACAGACTGAGCACTCTATCATCAAGTCCACCAGCTCTTCATCGACGCGACATAGTGAGTCATACAAACACAAGTCGaagcacagagaggaaaaatgtCCAAATCAAAAGCTATCTGGTTCAGTGGATAGGAGACAAAGAACTGGTTCAGATCCAAACAAGGAAGGATATGCCCCTGAGAAAAACAGGTCCCACaaagcagacagagacacaggacGAAGATCAGACTCCAGGTCGTGTAAAAGCAGGGACACCCTAAATGGTGAGGGGCACCACAGATCAGAGCGGGCCAAAAGCCCTCCACCAGAGACCTTAGCTTCCTCTGACAACAAGAATGGGAGAGGTCGAGAGATGAGAGAAGATAGAGCCAAAATGTCCACATCAGACTCTAAACATTGTGCAGCTCACAGCTCTAAAGAGGGCTGCCACCGAGATCATAGAAAAATCAAGACTAGTGATGGACATATCAGAAGTTCAGACTCAAAGAAGCCTTCTTCCAACCAACATGCTGACTACTACAAAGAGAGGGAAGGGGACAGATTGCCAAGGGATTCTCAAAAGAAAGGTGATGTACAGCATCAAGAGGAAAGCAGAAAGCACAAGAGGAGCAGTCTGTTAGAGACAAGCAAGGAACGTGAGAAACAGAGGTCAAAAGAATCACTAAATGTTAAAGTAGATGTATGTAgtaaggaaagaaaagaaaaaacacggGAGGCCTTAAAAAGATCATCCGAAGAACCGAAGAACGTTACAGAGAAGAGCTCTGTGGAAGAAAATAGTCCAAACAGGAAGCTGTGTTTCATGGAAACACTGAATCTAACCCTTTCACCAATTAAGAAACCAGTGTTAACCATCGATGCCAGCCAGGATAACCTAACATCTGTGGACGAGGTCACTGAAAATAGAACGGATGATGAGAGCTCACAACCTAACATCGAAGACATGTGTGTGATCGATGAAGTAAACAGCAGTGAATTACAAGCAGAGTCAGAAGATGTTGCAGAACAATCTGCAGATATTGCCAAAACTCCAGGATCTGAAAAGACAAATAATGGGTGTGATGGCATAAAAGATGTTAttgaaaaggacaaaaaacagagtgaaactCCTGCTGCTAACAAGCAACTTGAAGACAAAACTACCTCAGCTCTAGATACCCCAGAGAATGTacatctgacagaaaaatcaccaGAGAGGAGTTCTGTAAAATCTGTTTCAAAAAATTACGCGGACAAAACCGAGCTGGCCTTATACAGCCAGGTGGATGAACAAGGAGCAGATGATGTCAGTGACAAATCTGGAAGCATAAACAAACGATGCACAGACAATTCTTTACAAAAAGTAAACCCTGGAAATAAAACTGATCAATCTGTCGCAGTGTTCAAACCTGTTGTGCTTGATTCAAGTGTAGCGCTGAAGTGTAGAACTTCTAAACCTGCGGTACAGAAAGGCTTCCCAGCGGATTCAGTCAAAGAAAGTGTTCCTGATGAGGCCAGTCAACAAAATCAGTCACCCACTACCCTACCTCAAGACTGTCAGCAAGGAATTTGTCCTCGGGCTTCTAGTTCCATTCATGAGAAAGATGCTTGTGGAATGCTAGATGGTCCTAAAGATGCAGATGCTGTATCCAGTACAATAAACCTGGAATCACTTCCACAGGAAGGGTTGAGTCTTCCTGAggccattttcattttaacacagaCCAGTGAAAACGCCAATGACAGCATCACAACTGAGTCAAGTTCCTCCACTGGCTGTATCGCGGTGTCCAAAGTCAGCAGTACAACAGAGGAATCAACACTGCCAGAGAAGTATAGGGATCTCAAACCAAAGAAGAACTTCAGTCCCGGAAAGATAGAGATTAACTTTGAGCCTTCCAGTTCTATACCATTAGTCCATGATGAGGACTCAATGATGCGCACACTGAGCAATTTGAAGAGGATCCCTGATGCCATAAGCCCTCTGAGGAGCCCAATACGGATGGTGAAGAGAAGTCATCTCCATATTCATGGCAAGCCGGGTCATGTCAAGAGCCTTCAGAAAG AATTTTCATGCAGCACAGCTGATGATTCCAACTCAAAGAAGCTGGATgttaacaaagaaaacaaatatccAGGTTCTCCAGCAAACCATGAAGCACAAAACTTGGTGGACAAGGTATCTGACCCGCCTTCACGTCTCTCTGACACTGAACTGGAGGAGGGGGAAATTTTAAGTGAAAGTGATGAGACAGCTGCAGATCCTCCCATTCCGTCAACCAAGAAGACGAAGTTGACACAACCAGTTGGAAATAAATCAAGTCCAAGGCCTGTGTTAAAAAGGACGTCTAAAGAAAGGTGTGTTACATCAAAAGAAACTAATGAAATACCGAGTGTATCGGCACGAAGTCCGAAGAGTCGTTTTAAAATGGTTTGTCCTGCAGCAACCAAAGCTGCTTTTTCCACCATAGAGGATGTAATGGAGACATTCAAGTTGGTTCGTGCTGAGATCCGAAAGAAGTACATGAAGCTTCATAAAACCTTTCCCAAGAAGAGCTTCTATGGTGTGATGGACAATTTCCAGGAGTCTTTTTTAGAATTTGTGGATGGTGCTCATTTTAGTCAAATATGCAGACAGGAAGGGGAGCTGAAATCCAATCTGAAGAAATTGATTGCATCTGTGTTTAGCAAGGTATCAAATAATGGTATTGTGAAACGCATCTTTGAACAGCAAGCATCTGATCTGAAGCAAAAGTTATGGGACTTTGTAGATGATCAAGTTGATTACTTGTTCAGGGAGGTTTATAAAACGCTAAAGGGCCTTTGCAAACCAACAAGAGCTCAGGCTGAAGACTGCAGTCCCAGTGGATCTGAGAAAGTATCTAGACAGCCTCCTGCAAAGAAGCCTCAAAGTCAACAAAAGGAGGCCTATTCGGCTCCCACCAACCTGAATCGGATCAAGCCTTGCACTCTGGCGCCATACAAAAAAGGCCTTGGGAGCAGAGGCAAAGATATAAGAATCACACATGTCAGTAAGGACAGGAATGTTGACCTGCACTCAACAAATTGCCCAAATACACAAACTTTGGTGGACTTCCCTACTCCTAAAACTGTTCTTTCAacaccagagaaaaaaaacacatctctgGTTGTCCCTCAAAATAGCTCTTTGCTTGACAAAACTGACTTTGAGCTGCTCACAGAACAGCAAGCCTCTAGTTTAACATTCAACCTGGTGAGAGACACGCAGATGGGAGAAATCTTCAAGTGTCTCCTGCAAGGATCTGACTTGCTGGAAAACAGTGGCATAACTGGAGACAACACAGCCTGGTCTCTTGGTACACCaaggaaggatggagagagactCCTCAGCATCACTACTCCAACAAAATTTGATTCGCCATCTAAACTGCTTTCCCCTTCTAAATTTGAAACGCCCTCCAAACTTATTGCAACATGGTCAAGCATTTCACCTCGCAAGATGTCATCTCCACTATCCAAAGATCAGCTCCCACTGAATCCAGCTTTATTTGACGAAAGTTGCTTGTTGGAAGTGCCGTCAGAGAACAGAGCAATGCTGCAGTCAAGCTTGGCTCCACAGAGGTCATACTCCATCCTAGCTGAAGATCTGGCAGTCTCCCTCACCATTCCATCACCTCTCAAGTCAGACAGCCATCTCAGCTTCCTACAGCCATCGAGCATGCACATCATGTCCACTCCAGACAGCGTCATCAGCGCTCACATAAGTGAGGACGCTCTACTGGACGAGGAAGACGCTTCAGAACAGGAAATTCACCTGGCCCTCGACACTGACAAttccagctgctgctccagcagcagTGTCGCCTCGGAAGAACTTGCCACTCCCTTCGTTTTCAAGCCTGACTTGCCAATGCAGGCACTAGTGATGGAGAAGTCCAACGATCATTTCATCGTAAAAATTCGTCAGGCAGCCACGGCCACAGGCACAGACACCACGCTCACTGCTGATGATAGCTTAAGTCAAACACTAACAGATGAAGATCAACTTAGAGAAGATGGCGTTGCATCTCATGAAAGTcaagaaaaagctgttttgtctGACAAATTACTGAGCAGTACCCCTACAAATACAGAACCATCAGAGAACAACCTTGTTGAAAGGTCTTGGACCTGTCGGACTGCCAATGGTACAGATACCCATCCCACTGAAGATGCAAGCTCAAGATTACATAAAGATTCAcccaacaaaacagaaaagtcaACTCAACAGAATACCTCAAAACTGCCAGAGCCTACTCCTTTAGACAATAGTTTACGCAACAGTGCTGAGCGCTCTGATCCATCCAGCAGAGACAGTTTCACAGTCAATACTGATGACAGCGCAAGTCAAACACTGCGCACAGAAGAAGACATGCCATCTCAACAAAGTCCCTTAAAAGCTTATATCTCTGAGTCTTATAACAATCCACATCACCCTGCTGAAAGCTCTCCAACAAATCAAAGGGTCCAAGTGTTGGCGTCACATGTTTCAGACTCCGAGAGAGGTATAATGGAGGTTTCAGACCCGGACACAACTTTGACCACTGCAAAGAGAGACATAAACAGCACACCAGAGAAAGACCAAAGGGATCTACTCAAACGTAAACGGAAGAAGCACCAAGAGAAATCAAAAGCCAAGCGCTACagaaaagatgaagaggagagtaCCGAAGGAATGATGTCGAATTGTAAGGATGATAGTGAATCCAAATCCTCTCCGGCATCTCTGTCCCCGAACAGTCTCTATGCCAAGAATGTCATCAGGAAGAAGGGCGAGGTGGTGATGTCATGGACCAG AGAGGATGATCGAGTTATTCTGGTCGCCCTGCAGACAGAAGGTGCTTCACGTGAGACTTTCTCTGCCTTGTCAGAGAAACTTAGTAAGCCATCTGAGCAG ATCGCTCACAGATTCTACCAGCTCATGAAGATCTttaagaagagggagaagatggACAGTTGA
- the gja10b gene encoding gap junction alpha-10 protein, producing the protein MGDWNLLGSILEEVHIHSTIVGKIWLTILFIFRMLVLGVAAEDVWDDEQSEFVCNTEQPGCKNVCYDQAFPISLIRYWVLQIIFVSSPSLVYMGHALYRLRTLDKERHRKKACLKAELEGTDPVQEDHKRIERELRKLDEQKKVRKAPLRGSLLRTYVFHILTRSVVEVGFIIGQFALYGIGLSPLYKCERLPCPNSIDCFVSRPTEKNIFMVFMLVIAGVSLFLNLLEIFHLGVKKIKQSLYGYKYGDDDSVYRSKKNSMVQQVCVLSNSSPQRLMQLTQMTCSVVSDARGETLPLSPAQVAPQNQERPNSSNQQPAQTCLPSHGDINGLQQQGVVERRNPLDNRKPSCSSDESNGPHCSVQPRYAGPRPTLMAGHMEIPAALRIPQRRQSRVSVCKELSDMSDSPESDHFPTARKCSFMSRGLSEGKLASLSDSTNSQSGTDIEAQHLNQGESPIMTPPPPASGRRMSMSMILELSSIMKK; encoded by the exons ATGGGGGATTGGAACTTATTAGGGAGTATTTTAGAAGAGGTTCACATTCATTCCACCATTGTGGGGAAGATCTGGCTCACCATCCTCTTCATTTTCCGGATGCTTGTGCTCGGCGTTGCAGCTGAAGATGTCTGGGATGACGAGCAGAGTGAGTTTGTCTGCAACACAGAGCAGCCTGGATGCAAGAACGTCTGCTACGACCAGGCTTTCCCCATCTCCCTGATCCGCTACTGGGTCCTGCAGATCATTTTCGTGTCTTCCCCTTCTCTTGTCTACATGGGGCATGCACTGTACCGTTTGAGGACCCTTGACAAGGAGAGACACAGGAAGAAAGCCTGTCTGAAAGCTGAGCTGGAGGGGACAGACCCTGTCCAGGAGGACCATAAGAGAATTGAGCGAGAGCTCAGGAAATTAGATGAACAGAAGAAAGTAAGGAAAGCTCCCCTTCGGGGTTCCTTGCTGCGCACATATGTTTTCCATATCTTAACAAGATCTGTTGTGGAGGTGGGCTTTATTATAGGACAGTTTGCTCTGTATGGCATTGGACTGTCCCCTCTGTACAAATGTGAGCGGTTGCCTTGCCCTAACAGTATTGACTGTTTTGTTTCACGGCCGACAGAGAAGAACATTTTCATGGTTTTCATGCTGGTTATTGCTGGAGTTTCTTTATTCCTAAATCTCCTGGAGATTTTCCACCTGGGTGTGAAGAAGATCAAACAGAGCTTGTACGGATACAAATATGGAGACGATGACAGTGTGTACAGGTCAAAGAAAAACTCCATGgtgcagcaggtgtgtgtgctctcTAACTCCTCACCACAGAGGCTGATGCAGCTTACACAGATGACCTGCTCTGTTGTATCTGATGCTCGTGGGGAGACTCTGCCATTGAGTCCAGCCCAAGTGGCCCCTCAAAATCAGGAGAGGCCCAACAGCTCAAACCAGCAGCCAGCACAGACTTGCCTGCCAAGTCACGGTGACATCAATGGTCTACAGCAGCAGGGGGTGGTGGAGCGGCGCAACCCTCTGGACAACAGGAAGCCCTCATGCAGTAGCGATGAGTCAAATGGACCTCACTGCTCAGTCCAGCCACGGTACGCAGGACCTCGACCCACACTGATGGCCGGCCACATGGAGATCCCAGCAGCCTTGAGGATCCcgcagaggaggcagagcagagTGAGTGTTTGTAAGGAACTCAGTGACATGAGTGATTCTCCTGAGAGCGACCATTTCCCCACGGCCAGGAAGTGCAGTTTTATGTCCCGAGGACTGTCGGAGGGCAAGCTGGCCTCTCTGTCTGACAGCACCAACTCTCAGAGTGGAACTGACATTGAGGCCCAGCACCTCAACCAGGGAGAGAGTCCAATTATGACCCCGCCACCTCCTGCCAGTGGGAGGAGGATGTCCATG aGCATGATTCTGGAGCTGTCTTCAATCATGAAAAAGTAA